In Beggiatoa leptomitoformis, the genomic window GTGCTGGCGTCAGATTGGAATTAGCGTTTTGCATAATGTCCTGTTTTGGTTTGTCAATCGCTAAATTTTCTGTTTTGCTAACATCAGTAACAAGCCGTAGGCTCATTAATTAAGACAGCAATAAATTGTCAGAAAATGGGGTGAACCACTGATCATCTTAAAAACCACCTGAACCCATTGTTAAGTATAATCAGTTGTATTCGGTTTTCGTCCATGAATGAGTGGTCTATAAGCATACTACAGAGTAAGGACTCAACTCTATAAGTAACACCCGAAAACCCACACACACTACCTGACTAATAAAAATACTTACCCATAAACAGCACAATGATTTTTCAATTATTTACAAATAATGGTGATTTTAATTCAAGCCCCCATATAAAATAGGTCTGTCATTGTCTTAGCGATACAATGACAATTGCGTGAGGATATTCCCCACAACTCAAGTAGCGTTAGTTCTATCAAACCAACATTGACACAAGGAAATAATGCAGATGAAACCACTTAATCAACTTTTTAAAACCAGCCTACTCATGGCTGCAATGGCAATCGTCCCTTTTTCTACCCCCTCAATAGCCGCTGATCAAATCACCATCGCCGTTGCTGGACCTATTACAGGACAATACGCAACCTTTGGACACCAAATGAAAGCTGGGGTAGAAATGGCGGTTGCTGATTTAAATAAAGCAGGTGGTGTATTGGGTAAACAACTAAAACTGGAAATAGGCGATGATGCTTGCGACCCTAAACAAGCGGTAGCCATTGCCAACCAGCTCGCCAATAAAAAAGTCGCATTAGTAGCAGGACATTTCTGCTCAGGCTCATCGATTCCCGCCTCCAAAGTCTATAATGAAGAAGGCGTTATCATGATTTCCCCCGGTTCAACCAACCCCAAACTAACTGAAGATGGATTATCTAACGTTTTCCGCGTATGCGGACGAGATGATCAACAAGGGGCAGTCGCAGGCGAATACCTAGCGAAAAAATATGCCGAATCCAAAATTGCTATCCTCCACGACAAAAGCGCGTATGGCAAAGGTCTTGCTGATGAAACCAAAAAGGCACTAAACGCAGCAGGCAAGCAAGAAGTCATGTACGAAGCCATTACTGCCGGTGAAAAAGACTACTCTGCTATCGTCTCCAAACTGAAAAAAGAACAAATTGATGTCGTTTACTTAGGCGGTTATCACACAGAAGCAGGCTTAATTATCCGCCAAATGCGTGACCAAGGCATGTCCACCATACTCGCGGCTGGCGATGCACTCATGACTGACGAATTCTGGTCAATCACAGGCACAGCAGGTGAAGGGACACTCATGACATTCAGCCCAGATCCTCGCAAAAACCCCATTGCCGAACCCATTGTTACTGAATTCCGCGCCCAAAAAATTGAACCCGAAGGTTACGTCCTATACAGCTACGGTGCCGTACAAGCATGGGCGCAAGCCGTAGAAAAAGTAGGTAGCACTGATGCGAAGAAAGTAGAAGCCGCTTTACGTGCTGAAACCTTCAAAACCGTTTTAGGTGACATCAGTTTCAATACAAAAGGTGATGTAAACGCCCCCGGTTATGTATTTTACGAATGGAAAGACGGCAAATACGAATACGTAAAATAACCTGCTAATAAAACTAGTTATACAACAATGGCTCGTTATATACCATGCGAGCCATTTTCTATAAAACCTACTTAAAA contains:
- a CDS encoding branched-chain amino acid ABC transporter substrate-binding protein, with the translated sequence MKPLNQLFKTSLLMAAMAIVPFSTPSIAADQITIAVAGPITGQYATFGHQMKAGVEMAVADLNKAGGVLGKQLKLEIGDDACDPKQAVAIANQLANKKVALVAGHFCSGSSIPASKVYNEEGVIMISPGSTNPKLTEDGLSNVFRVCGRDDQQGAVAGEYLAKKYAESKIAILHDKSAYGKGLADETKKALNAAGKQEVMYEAITAGEKDYSAIVSKLKKEQIDVVYLGGYHTEAGLIIRQMRDQGMSTILAAGDALMTDEFWSITGTAGEGTLMTFSPDPRKNPIAEPIVTEFRAQKIEPEGYVLYSYGAVQAWAQAVEKVGSTDAKKVEAALRAETFKTVLGDISFNTKGDVNAPGYVFYEWKDGKYEYVK